A stretch of Rubinisphaera margarita DNA encodes these proteins:
- a CDS encoding DUF4339 domain-containing protein: MTDSTSKSPSQSDELEFFDNIDDFQLEPSQAAATRQPVEDEIPSIDDFVIDRSAAAPRGPKAPADAWYLQVLGHEMGPFPFRELVEMVMAGKVGPKDLIRSGSQSAWIAAGEIDGLIPKSTTTEDDDFELGSGVRVSSDQPEQPANPSGIQVVGGQINRVLTESEKNRQRRAEQQLEAAAPSEAAPDEAPVPTKEEREAARREEIADRLNAWLDDRVQPAADESLDDESDVDDTQLARGMTPAAGYTIPPTTASTYGTPTPAGGVAPPRPMPRKKPKSSGESIFSRIGGMFGSVSAPEVSVKPQHMIALGAIVLVAAIMYLPSMVGGTDDEAIYIRFKEIYSQIQQFRSSNPSAMTAMQQQVVPEVEEKVQDLLDAGAGAAKPIKQQLMWIGRNCLIPMIKNPSAEPTELDERIKSHFEAIDGLKQ; encoded by the coding sequence ATGACTGATTCCACGTCCAAGTCCCCGTCACAGTCCGACGAACTGGAGTTCTTCGACAACATCGACGATTTCCAGCTGGAGCCGAGTCAGGCAGCCGCCACGCGGCAGCCGGTCGAAGACGAAATTCCTTCGATCGATGACTTTGTGATCGACCGCAGCGCAGCCGCCCCCCGAGGTCCGAAAGCTCCGGCCGATGCCTGGTACCTGCAGGTTCTGGGGCATGAGATGGGACCGTTTCCATTCAGGGAACTGGTTGAAATGGTCATGGCGGGCAAGGTCGGCCCTAAAGATCTGATTCGCAGTGGTTCCCAGAGTGCATGGATCGCCGCTGGAGAAATCGACGGATTGATCCCCAAATCGACAACCACGGAAGATGACGATTTCGAGCTCGGCAGCGGAGTCCGCGTGAGCAGCGATCAGCCCGAACAACCTGCCAATCCGTCAGGGATTCAGGTGGTGGGAGGGCAGATTAATCGCGTCCTCACCGAGAGCGAAAAGAACCGGCAGCGTCGAGCCGAACAACAGCTCGAAGCAGCTGCTCCGTCGGAAGCCGCTCCCGATGAAGCGCCCGTCCCCACGAAAGAAGAGCGGGAAGCCGCCCGTCGAGAGGAGATTGCTGATCGACTCAACGCCTGGCTCGATGATCGCGTCCAGCCTGCAGCAGACGAGTCGCTCGATGATGAGAGCGACGTTGATGATACCCAGCTTGCCCGCGGGATGACGCCGGCGGCAGGCTATACCATCCCGCCGACCACAGCGAGCACATACGGCACGCCGACTCCTGCGGGCGGTGTCGCGCCCCCTCGCCCGATGCCCCGAAAGAAGCCCAAGTCATCCGGCGAGTCGATCTTTTCACGAATCGGCGGGATGTTCGGCAGCGTTTCAGCTCCTGAAGTCTCGGTCAAGCCGCAGCACATGATTGCCCTGGGAGCGATTGTTCTCGTAGCCGCGATCATGTACCTCCCCTCAATGGTCGGCGGGACCGACGACGAGGCGATCTATATCCGCTTCAAGGAGATCTACAGTCAGATTCAGCAGTTCCGCTCCAGCAATCCCAGCGCGATGACCGCGATGCAGCAGCAAGTGGTCCCGGAAGTTGAGGAGAAGGTTCAGGATCTCCTGGATGCCGGAGCGGGAGCCGCTAAACCAATCAAACAGCAACTCATGTGGATCGGTCGCAACTGTCTGATCCCCATGATCAAGAATCCCTCGGCGGAGCCGACCGAGCTTGATGAGCGGATCAAAAGTCACTTTGAGGCCATCGACGGCCTGAAACAGTAG